TTTATCCGGAAAGGTGATACTCTTATTGTCTGGAAATTGGATCGACTGGGAAGATCACTAAAACATCTGATTCAGGTAATGCAGTTGCTTGATGAACGTGGTATTTACTTCAAGAGCGTTCAGGAAAGTCTGGATACTTCAACACCTGGTGGCAAGCTGATCTTTCATGTCTTTGGCGCACTGGCTGAGTTTGAGCGGGATATCATTCGAGAGCGAACATTGGCTGGCTTGGCAGCTGCAAGAGCCAGAGGTCGGAAAGGCGGTCGTCCCCGGAAACTCACAAAGAAGCAGATAGCTATGGCTAAAAAGCTAATGGGTGA
This genomic window from Candidatus Neomarinimicrobiota bacterium contains:
- a CDS encoding recombinase family protein, with translation MNIGYARVSTQDQNLDLQNDALKTAGCEKIYTDKLSGAKTNRPGLEEILGFIRKGDTLIVWKLDRLGRSLKHLIQVMQLLDERGIYFKSVQESLDTSTPGGKLIFHVFGALAEFERDIIRERTLAGLAAARARGRKGGRPRKLTKKQIAMAKKLMGDQSIPVDEICKTMGVSRATLYRCAQ